The Vicia villosa cultivar HV-30 ecotype Madison, WI linkage group LG1, Vvil1.0, whole genome shotgun sequence genome includes a region encoding these proteins:
- the LOC131654577 gene encoding uncharacterized protein LOC131654577, protein MSRAPILINDLVKGNQVWKMMIRVVDLWVVNEKNGHQHLEMVIQDGDNIHVTTWNRDFKDWFEQVKEHETFILYNGEPVDNEGPLKVCSHPLKLIFNGGTTMTKVALPDIPAYKYIFHPIDNFLKGSYKHDMLYGEISLCDFCTLVTYLFLLLQSHHIHEICQILIFALFAAYNSDVIGVLQDVVKTQMGGGGRKSCVNITLRDVEGNVIEVALWDGYDKQFMNYTTPNNISGPTIIVLTHAWCKPNTGFNLLTTSYS, encoded by the exons ATGTCAAGGGCTCCCATTCTCATAAACGATCTGGTCAAGGGGAACCAAGTCTGGAAAATGATGATTAGGGTTGTTGATCTTTGGGTTGTTAATGAGAAAAATGGCCACCAACACCTTGAGATGGTCATTCAAGAT GGTGATAATATTCATGTGACGACTTGGAACCGAGATTTCAAAGATTGGTTTGAACAAGTCAAGGAGCATGAGACATTTATTCTGTATAACGGAGAGCCCGTTGACAACGAAGGTCCTTTAAAAGTCTGTTCCCACCCACTCAAGCTCATCTTCAACGGAGGGACTACTATGACCAAGGTGGCGTTACCCGACATACCGGCCTACAAATACATTTTTCATCCCATTGACAACTTTCTCAAAGGGAGCTACAAGCATGACATGTTATATGGTGAGATCTCACTATGTGATTTTTGCACACTGGTTACTTATTTATTCCTCCTTCTACAAAGTCACCATATCCATGAAATATGTCAAATTTTGATATTTGCTTTATTTGCTGCATACAATTCAGATGTTATAGGGGTATTGCAAGATGTAGTTAAGACACAAATGGGCGGTGGTGGTAGGAAATCTTGCGTCAATATTACCTTGCGTGATGTCGAAGGCAATGTTATCGAGGTGGCATTATGGGATGGTTACGACAAGCAATTCATGAACTACACTACCCCGAACAACATTTCTGGGCCTACAATTATCGTTTTGACCCATGCCTGGTGCAAGCCAAATACAGGTTTCAATTTGTTAACAACTTCATATTCTTGA